A region from the Tsuneonella mangrovi genome encodes:
- a CDS encoding chemotaxis protein CheW yields the protein MSALYLIVVLGGEQVAIPAVAVESVIELERLTAVPRSAAHVAGVTALRSRPLTVIDCARSLELEGVQTNLKEGRGVVVTIDGHLFALAVDDVQDVVDIADDPDNVPVTLGPQWDRVAAGMIETDRGAILVVDPQSIITGPATARAA from the coding sequence ATGAGCGCCCTTTATCTCATCGTCGTCCTCGGCGGCGAGCAGGTCGCGATTCCCGCGGTTGCAGTGGAATCGGTGATCGAGCTGGAGCGCTTGACCGCTGTTCCCCGATCCGCCGCGCACGTCGCGGGCGTGACCGCGCTACGCAGTCGCCCGCTGACGGTGATCGACTGCGCCCGTTCGCTCGAACTCGAAGGCGTGCAAACCAACCTGAAGGAGGGGCGGGGCGTTGTCGTTACGATCGACGGCCACCTGTTCGCGCTTGCCGTCGATGACGTGCAGGACGTGGTCGATATCGCCGACGATCCGGACAACGTGCCGGTCACGCTTGGCCCGCAGTGGGACCGGGTGGCAGCCGGTATGATCGAAACCGATCGCGGCGCGATCCTGGTGGTCGATCCGCAATCTATTATCACAGGACCCGCCACAGCGCGGGCCGCATGA
- a CDS encoding response regulator, translating into MKSCLIVDDSRVIRKVSRHMVETLGMAVDEAGNGVEALERCEQAMPDVIILDWNMPVMSGIEFIQVLRQKPGGAHPKVVFCTTENDVAHIREAIEAGADEYVMKPFDHDTLQAKLQLVGCV; encoded by the coding sequence ATGAAAAGCTGCCTGATAGTGGATGATTCGCGCGTCATCCGGAAAGTGTCTCGCCACATGGTCGAGACGCTCGGCATGGCTGTCGACGAGGCCGGCAACGGCGTGGAGGCACTCGAGCGGTGCGAGCAGGCCATGCCCGACGTCATCATCCTCGATTGGAACATGCCGGTGATGAGCGGGATCGAATTCATCCAGGTCCTGCGCCAGAAGCCAGGCGGGGCACACCCAAAGGTGGTGTTCTGCACCACCGAGAACGATGTCGCACATATCCGCGAAGCGATCGAAGCCGGCGCGGACGAGTACGTCATGAAGCCGTTCGACCACGACACGCTGCAGGCCAAGCTGCAGCTGGTCGGCTGCGTCTGA
- the cheB gene encoding chemotaxis-specific protein-glutamate methyltransferase CheB → MALDDPIDTGRFAGPGPRGGTIRVMVVDDSVTARAVFSRVIAPEPDMDIVALASTAEEALATLPSIPVDVILLDLEMPGRGGLDALPDMLACARGAQVLVVSTLTKAGAEATLRALSLGAADTLEKPHPGCFDSAYREELVKRVRTLGAKSGKTVPPSSLPIRTAGGLARKKRPKILAIGASTGGIHALRAFFDELPRCIGIPILITQHLPSSFMAPFAEQIASFSHRPAAVAQDGAVLQPDEVLVAPGHAHITVVERRSRFEVRLDERSAASGCRPSVDPMLASLAAVTDGHALAVILSGMGRDGAIGASDLHAAGGTLMVQDEASSAVWGMPGAIARAGLASQVLPPEQLARQVPVSVDAA, encoded by the coding sequence GTGGCTCTCGACGATCCGATAGACACCGGGCGGTTCGCCGGACCGGGCCCGCGCGGAGGTACTATCCGGGTGATGGTGGTCGACGATTCGGTCACTGCCCGGGCGGTTTTTTCGCGCGTAATCGCACCCGAACCGGACATGGACATTGTCGCCCTCGCGAGCACGGCAGAGGAAGCGTTGGCGACACTGCCGAGTATCCCGGTGGACGTTATCCTGCTCGATCTCGAGATGCCTGGGCGCGGGGGGCTGGATGCGCTGCCCGACATGCTTGCATGCGCGCGAGGGGCGCAAGTCCTGGTGGTCTCGACACTGACCAAGGCAGGCGCCGAAGCGACGCTGAGAGCGCTCTCGCTGGGTGCCGCCGACACGCTTGAAAAGCCGCATCCCGGATGCTTCGACAGCGCCTATCGTGAGGAACTGGTCAAGCGCGTTCGCACTCTCGGCGCGAAGTCGGGCAAGACCGTTCCGCCATCCTCCCTGCCGATAAGGACGGCTGGCGGCCTCGCCCGGAAAAAGCGCCCCAAGATTCTCGCGATCGGTGCATCCACCGGTGGGATCCATGCACTGCGGGCGTTCTTCGACGAGCTTCCGCGCTGCATCGGCATCCCGATCTTGATTACCCAGCACCTGCCTTCCTCGTTCATGGCGCCGTTTGCTGAACAGATCGCCAGCTTCTCGCATCGACCGGCCGCGGTCGCGCAAGATGGTGCGGTGTTGCAGCCCGATGAAGTTTTGGTCGCGCCAGGCCATGCCCACATCACCGTGGTCGAGCGCCGCTCGCGGTTTGAAGTCCGGCTCGACGAGCGCAGCGCAGCCAGCGGCTGCCGTCCATCGGTCGATCCGATGCTTGCTTCGCTGGCAGCCGTTACGGATGGCCATGCGCTGGCAGTGATCCTCTCCGGGATGGGCCGCGACGGGGCAATCGGTGCAAGCGACCTTCATGCCGCCGGCGGTACGCTGATGGTGCAGGACGAAGCCTCGAGCGCAGTCTGGGGAATGCCGGGCGCGATCGCCCGTGCAGGGCTGGCGAGCCAGGTCCTGCCACCCGAACAGCTTGCCCGACAGGTCCCGGTCAGCGTGGACGCCGCCTAA
- a CDS encoding CheR family methyltransferase has protein sequence MEHSEFSVQVIADLLFRRTGQSLGKNRRWRIGTALAGLTREHGFSSIDQLVVQLTRPGQAGLEQQVVEALLNNETYFFRDRAMFQHLERQVLPQVARNREATRKISIWSAGCSTGQEVLSLAMIFAADPTRWDGWNIDILGTDVSGAVIDAARVGRYAHFEVQRGLGVMEMLNNFDETQDGWRVKSDLLRRVRFERHNLLDGPPTSCRFDLVLCRNVLLYFEGETRRKGVSQLTAALADDGVLMVGGGETLVSLTDLVVPSPDISGVYRRPPAARAA, from the coding sequence ATGGAGCACAGCGAATTTTCGGTCCAGGTGATCGCCGACCTGCTGTTTCGGCGCACCGGTCAATCGCTCGGCAAGAACCGTCGCTGGCGGATCGGTACGGCGCTGGCCGGTTTGACGCGCGAGCACGGATTTTCCTCGATCGACCAACTGGTGGTGCAACTTACCCGGCCCGGACAGGCCGGGCTCGAACAGCAAGTGGTCGAGGCGCTGCTCAACAACGAGACTTACTTTTTCCGCGACCGTGCGATGTTCCAGCATCTCGAACGGCAGGTGCTTCCGCAGGTCGCTCGAAATCGCGAAGCGACCCGGAAAATCTCCATCTGGTCGGCAGGTTGTTCGACCGGACAGGAGGTGCTCTCGCTGGCGATGATTTTTGCCGCCGATCCGACGCGTTGGGACGGCTGGAATATCGACATTCTCGGTACCGACGTTTCTGGCGCGGTGATCGATGCCGCGCGCGTCGGGCGCTATGCCCATTTCGAGGTCCAGCGCGGCCTCGGAGTTATGGAGATGCTCAACAACTTCGACGAGACCCAGGACGGCTGGCGGGTCAAAAGCGACCTGCTGCGGCGCGTACGGTTCGAGCGCCACAACCTGCTCGACGGGCCGCCGACAAGCTGCAGGTTCGACCTCGTGCTGTGCCGCAACGTGCTGCTCTACTTCGAAGGGGAGACGCGCAGGAAGGGCGTTTCGCAGCTGACAGCAGCGCTCGCGGACGACGGTGTGCTGATGGTCGGCGGGGGAGAGACGCTGGTCAGCCTGACCGACTTGGTCGTACCCAGCCCGGACATTTCGGGGGTGTACCGAAGGCCGCCTGCGGCGCGCGCGGCCTGA
- a CDS encoding putative bifunctional diguanylate cyclase/phosphodiesterase — protein MMARWPSEQVRTKALVIAPVVVLSLLFTGLVAGILIKTDAVTRVSHGELLAAAMVYALAVYVVLRVGHAAVQSLEKIGLTDSLAGVPNRRALHIDAARPHAQSREMALALIDLDGFKMVNDHYGHSVGDRVIKECGRILAELCGKEATSYRLGGDEFAVMVRGPIAKNILESICRNLLNQLASPIMIDDRTIILGASIGLSHSTGSDGLSSSELLRRADVAMYVSKTSGKMRCTWFSAEFDCRREEARQIESDLRKALDADQFRVKYQPLVDAKSGEIVVVEALLRWERPDGIPIGPDVFIPIAEESGLIGAIGLWVLRQACIDALAWEGIKLSVNVSAAQLRDPDFPFQLGMILEETGFPANRLELEVTETYLVVDPSVAARSFDMIKQFGVGVVLDDFGTGYASIGFLRKFQFGKLKLDRSLIVEAATDESSRAMVVSSIAVARAMNMDVTAEGVETEAQLELVRVAGCDQIQGWYFYKAIDAAEVTEQLALAGRRDDDGTIAIGAA, from the coding sequence ATGATGGCTCGCTGGCCAAGCGAACAGGTGAGGACGAAGGCGCTGGTGATCGCACCGGTCGTCGTGCTGAGCCTGTTGTTTACCGGCCTCGTGGCTGGCATCCTCATAAAGACAGACGCGGTCACCCGCGTTTCGCACGGCGAGTTGCTCGCCGCCGCGATGGTCTATGCCCTGGCGGTCTATGTTGTCCTCCGCGTGGGACATGCGGCAGTCCAGAGCCTTGAAAAAATCGGCCTGACCGACAGCCTTGCCGGGGTTCCCAACCGCCGGGCGCTGCACATCGACGCAGCGCGTCCGCACGCCCAGTCGCGCGAGATGGCGCTCGCGCTGATCGACCTCGACGGCTTCAAGATGGTCAACGACCATTATGGCCACAGCGTCGGCGACCGCGTGATCAAGGAATGCGGCCGCATCCTGGCGGAACTGTGCGGCAAAGAAGCGACTTCGTATCGCCTCGGCGGCGATGAGTTTGCGGTGATGGTCAGGGGGCCGATCGCCAAGAACATCCTCGAGAGCATTTGCCGGAACCTGCTCAACCAGTTGGCATCGCCGATCATGATCGACGATCGCACGATCATTCTTGGTGCGAGCATCGGGCTGTCGCACAGCACCGGCAGCGATGGGCTGAGTTCTTCGGAGCTGCTTCGCCGCGCGGACGTGGCGATGTACGTATCCAAGACTTCCGGCAAGATGCGCTGCACCTGGTTCAGCGCCGAATTCGATTGTCGCCGCGAAGAAGCACGCCAGATCGAATCTGACCTCCGCAAGGCGCTTGATGCCGATCAGTTCCGGGTCAAGTACCAGCCACTGGTCGACGCCAAGAGCGGCGAGATCGTCGTGGTCGAGGCGCTGTTGCGCTGGGAGCGACCCGACGGGATTCCGATCGGGCCGGACGTTTTTATTCCAATCGCGGAGGAGTCGGGGCTGATCGGTGCGATCGGCCTGTGGGTCTTGCGCCAGGCGTGCATCGATGCGCTCGCATGGGAAGGCATCAAGCTTTCGGTTAACGTCTCTGCCGCCCAGCTGCGCGATCCCGATTTCCCGTTCCAGCTCGGCATGATCCTCGAGGAAACCGGATTTCCTGCGAACCGCCTCGAGCTCGAAGTGACCGAGACCTATCTCGTGGTGGATCCGAGTGTCGCGGCGCGCAGCTTCGACATGATCAAGCAGTTCGGCGTCGGCGTAGTGCTCGACGATTTCGGGACCGGCTACGCCTCGATCGGATTCCTCCGCAAGTTCCAGTTCGGCAAGCTCAAGCTCGACCGTTCGCTGATCGTCGAAGCGGCGACCGACGAAAGCTCGCGCGCGATGGTCGTTTCGAGCATCGCGGTGGCCCGGGCAATGAACATGGATGTCACTGCCGAAGGGGTGGAGACCGAAGCACAGCTGGAACTCGTTCGGGTTGCCGGCTGCGACCAGATCCAGGGCTGGTATTTCTACAAGGCGATCGACGCCGCCGAAGTCACCGAACAACTGGCATTGGCCGGGCGTCGGGACGATGACGGAACTATTGCAATTGGAGCTGCATGA